Proteins co-encoded in one Nothobranchius furzeri strain GRZ-AD chromosome 4, NfurGRZ-RIMD1, whole genome shotgun sequence genomic window:
- the casp3a gene encoding caspase-3a isoform X2 has protein sequence MEVKPERTVRTRGKAAESSMNQRNGTDVDAANASKVFSKLGYKVKVYNDQTVGQIVQVLTAVSKEDHSKSASFVCVLLSHGDEGVFFGTDDSVELKHLTSIFRGDCCKTLVGKPKLFFIQACRGTDLDEGIESDSPGGTTKIPVEADFLYAYSTAPGYYSWRNTTTGSWFIQSLCEMISMYGKQLELQHIMTRVNHKVAVEFESVSYSPGFHAKKQIPCVVSMLTKEMYFF, from the exons gcatGAATCAGCGGAATGGCACTGACGTGGATGCAGCCAACGCATCCAAAGTGTTTTCTAAGCTGGGATATAAAGTGAAGGTCTACAACGATCAGACAGTCGGTCAGATAGTTCAGGTTCTGACTGCAG TGTCTAAGGAAGATCACAGCAAATCAGCCTCCTTTGTCTGCGTCCTCCTGAGTCATGGAGATGAAGGCGTGTTTTTCGGCACGGATGACTCCGTAGAGCTAAAGCACTTAACGTCTATTTTTCGAGGCGATTGTTGTAAAACTCTGGTGGGAAAACCAAAACTTTTCTTTATTCAG GCATGCAGAGGCACCGATCTGGATGAAGGTATTGAGTCAGACAGTCCAGGAGGAACCACTAAGATCCCTGTGGAAGCAGACTTCCTGTATGCCTACTCCACAGCTCCAG GTTACTACTCCTGGAGGAACACGACGACCGGCTCCTGGTTTATCCAGTCACTGTGTGAAATGATCAGCATGTATGGGAAACAGCTGGAGCTGCAGCACATCATGACGCGTGTCAACCACAAGGTGGCGGTGGAGTTCGAGTCTGTCTCCTATTCACCAGGCTTTCATGCAAAGAAGCAAATCCCTTGCGTTGTGTCAATGCTGACCAAAGAGATGTATTTCTTCTAA